A stretch of the uncultured Trichococcus sp. genome encodes the following:
- a CDS encoding serine dehydratase beta chain, translating into MSHTFRSIFDIIGPVMVGPSSSHTAGALALGKAAAQLFEVKPKKVTIHYYESFADTHLGHGTDFAILGGILGFAADDPMIPQSLKMAESQKISVTFIEEIGDSPVGHPNTATMVLERDKKKMSVTGSSIGGGSIVLNHVALDNFSMRLDAHLPVYFIHQNTLQYHLFSEAEWQNYFAFKGYPLNDIRIFRESDTEWVVLYLDTVPTKEMIYEINELPFIEKAILIS; encoded by the coding sequence ATGAGCCATACATTCAGAAGCATTTTCGATATCATCGGTCCGGTGATGGTCGGCCCCTCCAGTTCGCATACTGCAGGCGCTCTGGCCTTGGGGAAAGCGGCGGCCCAACTGTTCGAGGTCAAACCGAAAAAAGTCACGATCCATTATTACGAATCATTTGCGGATACCCATCTCGGTCACGGCACTGATTTTGCGATCCTCGGCGGTATTCTTGGTTTTGCGGCGGATGATCCGATGATTCCGCAATCGCTGAAGATGGCCGAATCCCAAAAGATATCCGTGACCTTCATCGAAGAGATCGGTGACTCTCCTGTTGGCCATCCGAACACAGCCACAATGGTGTTGGAGCGGGACAAGAAAAAAATGTCCGTCACGGGCAGTTCCATCGGGGGCGGCTCGATCGTTCTGAACCATGTCGCCCTGGATAACTTTTCGATGCGTCTGGATGCGCATCTGCCTGTCTATTTCATCCATCAGAATACGCTCCAATATCACCTGTTCAGCGAAGCGGAATGGCAGAATTACTTCGCATTCAAAGGCTATCCCCTGAACGATATCCGCATTTTCAGGGAAAGTGATACCGAATGGGTCGTCCTCTATCTGGATACGGTCCCGACCAAAGAAATGATCTACGAAATCAATGAATTGCCTTTCATCGAAAAGGCGATACTGATCAGTTAG
- the rpiA gene encoding ribose-5-phosphate isomerase RpiA produces MELKELVGLKAAEYIKDGMTVGLGTGSTAYYFVKEIGRRVNEEGLKITGVTTSIQTKELAESLGIPLKSVDEVDCIDITVDGADEISEDFQGIKGGGGALLFEKIVADNSKKVIWIVDESKMVKHLGAFPLPVEVVRYGSIQLFNKFNEKGYNPEFRKTATGDYYLTDEKNNIIDLHLGEILDPKALAEELIHLTGVVEHGLFLDCVDTVLVGAKDGVKVIEAKR; encoded by the coding sequence ATGGAACTAAAAGAACTGGTTGGATTAAAAGCTGCAGAATACATCAAAGACGGTATGACAGTAGGTCTGGGGACGGGCTCGACTGCTTATTACTTTGTCAAGGAAATCGGTAGACGTGTGAACGAAGAAGGATTGAAAATCACTGGAGTGACGACTTCAATCCAAACGAAGGAATTGGCCGAGTCGTTAGGGATTCCTTTAAAGAGTGTGGATGAAGTGGATTGCATCGATATCACGGTGGACGGTGCCGATGAAATCAGTGAAGACTTCCAAGGCATCAAGGGCGGCGGCGGCGCTTTGCTGTTCGAAAAAATCGTTGCCGATAATTCCAAGAAAGTCATTTGGATCGTCGATGAAAGCAAAATGGTGAAACATTTGGGTGCCTTCCCGCTGCCGGTGGAAGTCGTCCGCTACGGATCGATCCAACTGTTCAATAAATTCAATGAAAAAGGCTACAATCCGGAATTCCGCAAGACAGCAACCGGGGACTACTATTTGACTGACGAGAAAAACAACATCATCGATCTGCATCTGGGTGAAATTTTGGATCCGAAAGCACTTGCCGAGGAATTGATCCATCTGACCGGCGTCGTGGAACATGGGTTGTTCCTTGATTGCGTGGACACTGTTTTGGTCGGTGCAAAAGACGGTGTGAAAGTCATCGAAGCGAAAAGATAG